One window from the genome of Sphaerotilus microaerophilus encodes:
- a CDS encoding AAA family ATPase, with product MISNKIQSLLQSLNQGLVDRENTLKLALLAALAGENIVLVGPPGTGKSLVARRIARSLSDEGVDYFEYLLTKFSTPEELFGPLSIAALKADRFQRNTEGYLPTVRVAFLDEIFKASSSILNALLTILNERVYHNGPQVQNVPLQALIAASNELPTDQEELGALYDRFLVRVFVDYVGAHSLSKLFAPTTEPDLHPADRITPAELEQIRRTAPEVAFPPELIQAVQDIWAAHREAFKEDRRESLSDRRLKKVIHLLRVSAATNGRQAVDLSDLMLLKDCLWNHADNAIKVRELVLGTLQRHSRQVPADQVEVPSPLAEQAPQITYVLDSDGRTLVPISATSAQTTQPTAPARSSAPMGAVVKGYAGSGTADDPLLIQSIDDLMDLTRLEVGQQGYHFRQTVDLDISGISTWPAINFKGTYDGCGHSVMDKNVSDHSHRWLFKILLASRVSGIALKNCGLSEVTADKSKLTSCSTSVNLTGTASDSKISFCTSIKNIVATRANKCEIKSCTSGRSIADGIEQSRIHSCKSNWPLILSGAKDSSIENCMATINHRFNRSNLWGCIADYTDSTSINKCFTNGGLYTTGSLCGIVRRANSGTISRCAVGATPITLRGTIANDSSAKLERNVALDSVKSSDGINGEAIAAERFTQRFFEHSLEWDFQNIWIWDDQNQQPTLRHVGADATHLEGLNGVEPASTKGKTIDLLTHQAQANIWL from the coding sequence ATGATCAGCAACAAAATTCAGTCACTCCTGCAATCCCTCAATCAAGGGCTTGTCGATCGAGAAAATACACTGAAGTTAGCACTCCTCGCTGCGCTGGCCGGAGAAAATATTGTTCTGGTGGGACCTCCAGGGACCGGCAAAAGCTTGGTCGCACGGCGCATCGCACGGAGCCTCTCTGACGAAGGCGTCGATTACTTCGAGTATCTGCTGACCAAATTTTCTACGCCCGAGGAGCTGTTCGGGCCGCTGTCGATCGCTGCGCTCAAGGCCGACCGGTTCCAGCGCAACACTGAAGGATATTTGCCGACGGTGCGGGTGGCCTTTCTTGACGAGATCTTCAAAGCCAGCTCGTCGATCCTGAACGCCCTGCTGACGATCCTGAACGAGCGCGTTTATCACAATGGCCCCCAGGTTCAGAATGTGCCGCTGCAGGCGCTGATTGCCGCCTCCAACGAATTGCCCACCGATCAGGAGGAACTCGGTGCGCTGTACGACCGATTCCTGGTGCGCGTGTTCGTCGACTATGTGGGCGCGCACAGCCTGTCGAAATTGTTCGCGCCCACCACTGAGCCCGACCTCCATCCCGCCGACCGCATCACACCCGCCGAGCTGGAGCAGATCCGCCGCACAGCCCCTGAAGTCGCCTTCCCACCCGAACTGATTCAGGCCGTGCAGGACATCTGGGCCGCCCACCGGGAGGCCTTCAAGGAAGACCGCCGTGAAAGCTTGTCCGACCGCCGGCTGAAGAAGGTCATCCACCTGCTGCGCGTCTCAGCGGCCACCAATGGACGGCAGGCGGTCGATCTGTCCGACCTGATGCTGCTCAAGGATTGCCTGTGGAACCACGCCGACAACGCCATCAAGGTTCGGGAACTGGTGCTCGGCACGCTGCAGCGCCACAGCCGGCAGGTGCCAGCGGATCAGGTGGAGGTGCCCAGCCCGTTGGCCGAGCAGGCGCCACAGATCACCTATGTGCTGGACAGTGACGGTCGCACCTTGGTGCCCATCTCGGCAACGTCGGCGCAGACAACCCAGCCCACGGCTCCAGCCCGTTCCTCCGCCCCGATGGGCGCCGTAGTCAAGGGCTACGCGGGCAGCGGCACGGCCGATGACCCGCTGCTGATCCAGTCAATCGATGACCTGATGGATCTGACCCGCCTCGAGGTCGGCCAGCAGGGTTACCACTTTCGGCAAACGGTGGATCTGGACATCAGCGGCATCAGCACCTGGCCTGCGATCAATTTCAAGGGCACGTATGACGGCTGCGGGCACAGCGTGATGGACAAGAACGTCAGCGATCACTCTCACCGGTGGCTGTTCAAAATACTGCTCGCCAGCCGTGTATCGGGCATCGCACTGAAGAACTGCGGGTTATCGGAGGTGACAGCAGACAAGTCAAAGCTAACATCATGCAGTACGTCGGTGAACCTGACCGGAACTGCCAGCGATTCCAAGATCTCCTTCTGCACATCAATAAAAAATATCGTCGCCACTCGCGCAAATAAATGTGAAATTAAATCATGCACAAGCGGAAGATCGATTGCAGACGGAATCGAACAGTCAAGAATACACAGCTGCAAATCAAATTGGCCACTCATATTAAGTGGAGCAAAAGACTCCTCCATAGAAAACTGTATGGCAACGATAAACCATAGGTTCAACAGATCCAATCTTTGGGGTTGCATTGCGGACTACACAGACTCAACATCGATTAACAAATGCTTCACCAATGGAGGTTTATATACCACCGGATCCCTTTGCGGCATTGTGCGAAGAGCCAACTCCGGAACTATTAGCCGATGTGCTGTTGGCGCAACACCCATCACTCTTCGCGGCACCATTGCGAATGATTCATCCGCCAAACTCGAAAGAAATGTGGCCCTTGACAGCGTGAAAAGTAGTGACGGCATTAATGGCGAGGCCATTGCTGCCGAACGATTCACTCAGAGATTCTTTGAACACTCCCTGGAATGGGATTTTCAGAATATATGGATCTGGGATGACCAGAACCAGCAGCCGACTCTGCGCCATGTGGGGGCGGATGCAACGCATCTCGAAGGGCTCAACGGAGTTGAGCCCGCATCCACGAAGGGAAAAACAATCGACCTGCTGACCCACCAGGCTCAAGCCAACATCTGGCTCTGA
- a CDS encoding VWA domain-containing protein, whose protein sequence is MLNRFSVLPALAALLFKPIKYFIDSTFREKVTPVPGSVVYCDLWLAVEHSGIHVDDGRISNIVVDGLAESSVQLSNAGDFTSKSTLGRKIYVSCDKHGPVGHAAAAEHAASQLGERAFYGLVIKNCHQFSTRCVNQVEKRAEEDSLLERMVSGALNRLTGILDETWEPTMAALKKSARQQLGATKWRLWDWQQDSGAAHEEAPAVEPDWEEIHRQLRHLPLTPEHIAHLRLQLDEVKAYEVEINDESLPTPILQRLTTYRQTLGDISDMYTRAEAFLNACRGANFSYADLKAGGEDFTKLAQQISSNPRIQELVRKLGRQHVAEEVKRQTRIPQASRSEVHGTHRSNDLMRLLPSELINLEDDALETLFYARLLENSLLTYELSGSTFAHGETTEARQKRTGPVVACLDTSASMQGEPLLKAKALLLAVAGILKAEDRSLHVILFGASGQINTFATDGHNDAAGLLAFLRQGFGGGTDFETPLQHALKIIETHPDYLKADVLMISDGDCQLGPEFTTQLQAQKRQLNCRVYSVLCAGQRVADSFSDEVLLI, encoded by the coding sequence ATGCTGAACCGCTTTTCGGTCCTGCCGGCGCTGGCGGCGCTGCTGTTCAAGCCGATCAAGTACTTCATCGACAGCACCTTCCGCGAGAAGGTCACGCCCGTGCCGGGCAGCGTCGTGTATTGCGATCTGTGGCTGGCGGTGGAGCACTCCGGGATTCATGTCGATGACGGCCGCATTTCAAACATCGTGGTCGATGGGCTGGCGGAAAGTAGCGTGCAACTCAGCAACGCCGGAGATTTCACCAGCAAGAGCACACTGGGCCGCAAGATCTACGTGTCCTGCGACAAGCACGGCCCCGTTGGACACGCCGCAGCGGCTGAGCACGCAGCCAGCCAATTGGGCGAGCGCGCGTTCTACGGGCTGGTGATCAAGAACTGCCACCAGTTTTCGACGCGCTGCGTCAACCAAGTGGAAAAGCGGGCGGAGGAGGACTCGCTGCTGGAGCGCATGGTCAGCGGCGCATTGAACAGGTTGACCGGGATCCTCGATGAAACCTGGGAGCCGACAATGGCGGCGCTCAAAAAGTCCGCCCGCCAGCAGCTTGGCGCCACCAAATGGCGCCTGTGGGATTGGCAACAGGACAGCGGAGCCGCTCACGAGGAAGCCCCCGCCGTTGAACCGGACTGGGAAGAAATCCATCGCCAACTCAGACATCTGCCGCTGACGCCCGAGCACATCGCCCACCTGCGCCTGCAACTCGATGAGGTGAAAGCCTATGAAGTGGAAATTAACGACGAATCTCTGCCCACCCCGATCCTGCAGCGCCTGACCACCTATCGGCAGACCCTCGGCGACATCAGCGACATGTATACGAGGGCCGAGGCATTTCTGAACGCCTGCCGGGGCGCGAATTTCTCCTATGCCGACCTGAAGGCGGGTGGCGAAGATTTCACAAAACTCGCGCAGCAGATCAGCAGCAATCCGAGGATTCAGGAGCTGGTGCGCAAGCTGGGGCGCCAGCATGTGGCCGAGGAAGTGAAACGCCAGACGCGCATTCCGCAGGCCAGCCGCAGCGAAGTCCACGGCACGCACCGCAGCAACGACCTGATGCGGCTGCTCCCCAGCGAGCTGATCAATCTGGAAGACGACGCGCTCGAAACCCTGTTCTACGCCCGCCTGCTGGAAAACAGTCTACTGACCTATGAACTGAGTGGCAGCACGTTCGCCCACGGCGAAACCACCGAGGCGCGCCAGAAACGCACAGGCCCGGTGGTGGCCTGCCTCGACACCTCAGCCAGCATGCAGGGCGAGCCGCTGCTGAAGGCCAAAGCGCTGTTGCTGGCGGTGGCCGGCATCCTGAAAGCAGAAGACCGCTCACTGCACGTGATCCTGTTCGGTGCCAGTGGGCAGATCAACACGTTCGCGACGGACGGGCACAACGACGCAGCAGGACTGCTCGCCTTCCTGCGGCAAGGCTTCGGCGGCGGCACGGATTTCGAAACCCCCCTGCAGCACGCCCTGAAGATCATCGAAACACACCCTGACTATTTGAAGGCCGACGTGCTGATGATCTCGGACGGTGATTGCCAGCTCGGACCCGAATTCACGACCCAGCTGCAGGCACAGAAACGGCAACTGAACTGCAGGGTGTACTCGGTGCTATGCGCCGGTCAGCGGGTGGCCGATTCGTTCAGCGACGAAGTGCTGCTGATCTAA